Proteins from a single region of Thermoproteota archaeon:
- a CDS encoding DNA-directed RNA polymerase subunit D, with the protein MRARIVKLTEGEAVIVVEEAKPPLVNALRRAIISEVPIFAVDEVIFFENSTPFFDEYIAHRLAMVPLKTDLDVVRADPERTVVLELDREAKEDVETVYSGELKSSDPLIVPANERIPIIKMRQGQRIRLQAVARLGKGKDHSKWQPAVAVGYSYMPVYELSKDLLKECDLSKCDECVKKREKKVLVDYPVLCEGCLEALERCRLDNPDRVVREWDDSRIILRYETTGALSAQEVLLEAINQLKLKFNEFLERLG; encoded by the coding sequence TTGAGGGCTAGGATCGTAAAACTCACAGAAGGTGAAGCGGTTATAGTGGTGGAGGAGGCGAAGCCGCCCTTGGTGAATGCCCTGAGGAGGGCCATAATATCGGAGGTCCCAATATTCGCCGTCGATGAGGTGATATTCTTCGAGAACTCGACCCCTTTCTTCGATGAATACATCGCCCACAGGCTAGCCATGGTCCCGCTGAAGACCGACTTGGACGTGGTCAGAGCGGATCCTGAGAGGACAGTAGTCCTTGAACTCGACAGGGAGGCCAAGGAAGACGTTGAAACCGTTTACTCTGGGGAACTCAAGTCATCAGACCCCCTAATCGTTCCAGCAAATGAGAGGATCCCGATAATCAAGATGCGACAGGGTCAAAGGATAAGACTCCAAGCGGTGGCTAGACTGGGCAAGGGGAAAGATCACTCGAAGTGGCAGCCAGCCGTCGCTGTCGGTTACAGTTACATGCCCGTGTACGAACTGAGCAAGGACCTGCTCAAGGAATGCGACCTCTCGAAGTGCGATGAGTGCGTGAAGAAGAGGGAAAAGAAGGTCTTAGTGGATTACCCGGTTCTCTGCGAGGGGTGCTTGGAAGCCTTGGAGAGATGCAGACTGGATAACCCAGATAGAGTCGTCAGGGAGTGGGATGACTCTAGGATAATTCTGAGGTACGAGACCACCGGCGCCCTGTCAGCGCAGGAGGTCCTTTTGGAGGCTATAAACCAGCTCAAGCTCAAGTTCAACGAATTTTTGGAGAGGCTTGGATGA